The proteins below come from a single Deltaproteobacteria bacterium PRO3 genomic window:
- the mazG gene encoding nucleoside triphosphate pyrophosphohydrolase: MTLLKVMDELRGPKGCPWDKKQTPDSLVPCLLEETYEVIAAIDAKDPKQLKEELGDLLLQIVFHSRIASEENSFRIDEVLTHLIEKLVRRHPHVFAEGEVHEAEEALRQWEQIKAAEKDPNESLLAGVPVQTPALARAYRLGAKASRVGFDWPDAQGVLAKVNEELQELHEGIRAENQDAVEEEFGDLLFSLAQAARFLKINPEEALRKSTLKFQRRFERMEQKLRQGGKRLQDCTAEEFDRLWQEAKALS; this comes from the coding sequence ATGACCTTATTGAAAGTGATGGACGAGCTTCGCGGCCCCAAGGGCTGCCCCTGGGACAAGAAGCAGACCCCCGACTCCCTCGTCCCCTGCCTCCTCGAGGAGACCTACGAGGTCATCGCCGCCATCGACGCCAAGGATCCGAAGCAGCTCAAGGAAGAGCTGGGAGATCTGCTTCTGCAAATCGTCTTCCACAGCCGCATCGCCTCCGAAGAAAATTCCTTCCGCATCGACGAGGTCCTAACCCACCTCATCGAGAAGCTGGTCCGCCGCCACCCGCACGTCTTCGCCGAGGGCGAGGTCCACGAGGCAGAGGAGGCCCTGCGGCAGTGGGAACAGATCAAGGCGGCGGAGAAGGACCCCAACGAGTCGCTGCTCGCCGGCGTCCCTGTACAAACGCCCGCCCTCGCCCGCGCCTATCGCCTGGGCGCCAAGGCCTCGCGGGTCGGATTCGATTGGCCCGACGCCCAGGGCGTCCTCGCCAAGGTGAACGAAGAGCTTCAAGAACTGCATGAAGGAATCCGCGCAGAGAACCAGGATGCCGTCGAAGAAGAGTTCGGCGACCTGCTCTTCTCCCTCGCGCAAGCGGCGCGCTTTCTTAAGATCAACCCCGAGGAGGCCCTGCGCAAGAGCACGCTCAAATTTCAGCGGCGCTTCGAAAGGATGGAGCAAAAGCTCCGGCAAGGCGGCAAAAGGCTCCAAGATTGCACGGCGGAGGAATTCGACAGACTCTGGCAAGAGGCCAAGGCGTTGTCCTGA
- a CDS encoding type II toxin-antitoxin system prevent-host-death family antitoxin, whose product MIQVKVAEFRNKLSAYLKRVRHGAEVVITDRETPIGRLLPYREGAEEAFELVEPDKGYAGLAKLKAPTLKKNYQAVEALLAERRRR is encoded by the coding sequence ATGATTCAGGTCAAGGTCGCCGAGTTTCGCAACAAACTCAGCGCTTATTTAAAGCGCGTTCGTCACGGGGCGGAGGTGGTCATCACCGATCGCGAGACGCCTATCGGCCGCTTGCTGCCATATCGCGAAGGCGCCGAAGAAGCCTTTGAGCTGGTGGAACCGGACAAGGGTTACGCCGGCCTGGCGAAGCTCAAGGCACCTACGCTCAAGAAAAATTACCAAGCGGTCGAAGCCCTGCTGGCGGAAAGGCGTCGACGTTGA
- a CDS encoding type II toxin-antitoxin system VapC family toxin yields MICYLDSSVVLRHVFGEPNPLQEWTKIKQGFSSRLLRLECFRTVDRIRLRGGLSAEEVSERFSALHRLLDHLGVLPLTARVLDRAELGMHLPLGTLDGIHLATALLWREKHGADFVFATHDRELGLAARSQGLEVIGI; encoded by the coding sequence TTGATCTGTTACCTCGACAGCTCCGTGGTCTTAAGGCACGTGTTTGGGGAACCGAACCCTCTCCAAGAATGGACAAAAATCAAGCAGGGCTTCTCGAGCCGCCTGCTGCGGTTGGAGTGCTTCCGAACCGTCGACCGGATTCGCCTGCGCGGGGGATTGTCCGCCGAAGAGGTTTCCGAGAGGTTTTCCGCCCTCCACCGGCTCTTGGACCACCTAGGCGTGCTTCCCTTGACCGCTCGAGTTTTGGACCGGGCTGAGTTGGGGATGCACCTCCCTCTGGGGACTCTCGACGGCATTCATTTGGCGACCGCCCTATTATGGAGGGAGAAGCACGGGGCGGATTTCGTCTTTGCCACCCATGATCGTGAACTGGGATTGGCGGCGCGGTCGCAAGGGCTTGAGGTCATCGGAATATAA
- the pyrR gene encoding bifunctional pyr operon transcriptional regulator/uracil phosphoribosyltransferase PyrR has translation MANTSEKILMDASQLEAVLQRLASQVAERQGSDGAYKIVGIHTRGVPIARRLAALLKSPEPIGILDINLYRDDLSTVADMPVVKETVLPFPVDGARVLLVDDVLYTGRTVRAALDALFDLGRPKKVELLALVDRGGREIPLQADLCGKTLQVPDDEVVKVRLKETDGQDQVVIAKL, from the coding sequence ATGGCAAACACCTCGGAAAAAATCTTGATGGACGCCTCACAGCTCGAGGCCGTGCTGCAGCGCCTGGCCTCCCAGGTCGCCGAGCGGCAGGGGAGCGACGGCGCCTATAAGATCGTCGGCATCCATACCCGCGGCGTGCCCATCGCCCGGCGGCTGGCGGCCCTGCTTAAAAGCCCCGAGCCCATCGGCATCCTGGACATCAATCTCTACCGCGACGACCTGAGCACCGTGGCCGACATGCCGGTCGTCAAAGAGACCGTCCTGCCCTTTCCGGTGGACGGGGCGAGGGTCCTCTTGGTCGACGACGTCCTTTATACCGGACGCACCGTGCGCGCGGCCCTGGATGCCCTCTTCGACCTGGGGCGTCCCAAAAAGGTCGAATTGCTGGCCCTGGTCGACCGCGGCGGGCGGGAGATCCCGCTGCAAGCCGACCTCTGCGGCAAGACCCTGCAAGTCCCCGACGACGAGGTCGTCAAGGTGAGGCTGAAAGAGACCGACGGTCAAGACCAAGTCGTGATCGCGAAACTATAA
- a CDS encoding aspartate carbamoyltransferase catalytic subunit produces the protein MSLKTPHILSMSDLSREEIEFIFQTTDTFREVGGRAIKKVPALRGKTVINLFFENSTRTRTSFEIAGKRLSADVINISKSSSSATKGETLLDTAKNLVAMSPDILVVRHPSAGAPHAVAGILQRARIINAGDGAHEHPTQALLDLLTIRDHKKKIEGLRVGIVGDIAHSRVARSNIRGLKTFGAKVTVVGPKSMIPAGIAALGVDVSYDLAEVLPDFDVIMMLRIQSERLDRTPFPSLREYSRFYGLNPQLLKRAKPGVVIMHPGPVNRGVEISPEVADGPYSLILDQVKNGVAVRMALLYLLAGEIENVKNE, from the coding sequence ATGTCGCTCAAGACACCACATATCCTGAGCATGTCGGACCTAAGCCGGGAAGAGATCGAGTTCATCTTCCAAACCACCGACACCTTCCGCGAGGTCGGCGGCCGCGCGATCAAGAAGGTCCCCGCACTGCGCGGCAAGACCGTGATCAACCTCTTTTTCGAGAATTCCACCCGCACCCGCACCAGCTTCGAGATCGCCGGCAAGCGCCTCTCCGCCGACGTCATCAATATCTCCAAGTCCTCTTCCTCAGCGACCAAGGGAGAGACCCTGCTGGACACGGCCAAAAACCTGGTGGCCATGTCGCCCGACATCCTCGTCGTGCGCCACCCCTCGGCGGGGGCGCCCCACGCGGTTGCCGGCATCCTGCAGCGCGCCCGCATCATCAACGCGGGCGACGGCGCCCACGAGCACCCGACCCAGGCCCTGCTCGACCTGCTCACCATCCGCGACCATAAAAAGAAGATCGAGGGCTTGCGCGTCGGCATCGTCGGCGATATCGCGCACTCCCGCGTCGCCCGCTCCAACATCCGCGGCCTCAAGACCTTCGGGGCCAAGGTCACGGTGGTGGGGCCGAAGAGCATGATCCCCGCCGGCATCGCCGCCCTGGGGGTCGACGTCAGCTACGACCTGGCCGAGGTCCTGCCCGACTTCGACGTGATCATGATGCTGCGGATCCAAAGCGAGCGCCTCGACCGGACGCCCTTTCCCAGCCTGCGCGAGTATTCCCGGTTTTACGGCCTGAACCCGCAGCTGCTGAAGCGGGCCAAGCCCGGCGTCGTCATCATGCACCCCGGGCCCGTCAACCGCGGCGTCGAGATCTCGCCCGAGGTGGCCGATGGTCCGTACTCGCTGATCCTCGACCAGGTGAAGAACGGGGTGGCGGTGCGGATGGCCTTGTTGTACCTGCTCGCTGGCGAAATCGAGAACGTGAAGAACGAATAA
- a CDS encoding dihydroorotase, with protein MKSEAYFIKNARIFDPTLGLDQVGDVLLREGKIEALGAGLKPQGDFKTIEGKGKVLVPGFVDLHTHLREPGFEHKETVETGTRSAAAGGFTTICCMANTNPVNDNAAVTEYILNKAREKASVRVLPIGAISKGLQGKELAEIGELKQAGCVGVSDDGMTVMDSQLMRLAMDYARGFDLPVLTHSVDAELARGAAMHEGEVSCRLGLKGMPAEAEDIIVARDIYLSRLTGCRLHVAHVSTLGSVELIRQAKRAGLPVTGEAAPHHFTLTDQACEGYDTHAKMCPPLRSEEHRRAVVAGLADGTLDCIATDHAPHATVDKETEFDQAAFGILGFETALPLALRLVEQKAISLARMVEALTAKPLAVLRRPYQGLKVGADADVALLDLEGLWTYRAAEGFSKSRNSPFEGWELKGRAVATWVGGRWVHAL; from the coding sequence GTGAAAAGCGAAGCCTATTTCATCAAGAACGCGAGAATCTTCGACCCGACGCTGGGCCTCGACCAAGTCGGAGACGTCCTGCTGCGTGAGGGCAAGATCGAGGCCTTGGGCGCGGGGCTCAAGCCGCAGGGGGATTTCAAGACTATCGAGGGGAAGGGCAAGGTCCTGGTACCCGGCTTCGTCGACCTGCACACCCACCTGCGCGAGCCCGGCTTCGAGCACAAAGAGACCGTCGAGACCGGCACCCGCTCGGCGGCCGCCGGCGGCTTCACCACGATCTGCTGCATGGCCAACACCAACCCGGTCAACGACAACGCCGCGGTCACCGAATACATCCTGAACAAGGCCCGCGAGAAGGCCAGCGTCCGAGTCCTGCCGATCGGCGCGATCAGCAAGGGCCTGCAGGGCAAGGAACTCGCCGAGATCGGCGAGCTGAAGCAGGCCGGCTGCGTCGGCGTCTCCGACGACGGGATGACCGTGATGGACAGCCAGCTGATGCGCCTGGCCATGGACTACGCCCGGGGCTTCGACCTGCCGGTGCTCACGCATTCCGTCGACGCCGAGTTGGCGCGCGGCGCGGCCATGCACGAGGGCGAGGTCAGCTGTCGCCTGGGCCTCAAGGGCATGCCCGCCGAGGCCGAGGACATCATCGTCGCCCGGGACATCTATTTGAGCCGCCTGACCGGCTGCCGCCTCCACGTCGCCCACGTCAGCACCCTGGGCAGCGTCGAGTTGATCCGTCAGGCCAAGCGCGCCGGCCTGCCCGTGACGGGCGAGGCGGCGCCGCACCACTTCACCTTGACCGATCAGGCCTGCGAGGGCTACGACACGCACGCCAAGATGTGTCCCCCGCTGCGCAGCGAAGAACATCGCCGGGCCGTCGTCGCGGGCTTGGCCGACGGCACCCTCGACTGCATCGCGACCGACCACGCGCCCCACGCGACCGTCGACAAGGAGACCGAGTTCGACCAGGCCGCCTTCGGCATCCTGGGCTTCGAGACGGCCTTGCCGCTGGCCTTGCGGTTGGTCGAGCAAAAGGCGATCAGCCTGGCGCGGATGGTCGAGGCCCTCACCGCCAAGCCGCTCGCGGTCTTGCGCCGGCCCTACCAGGGGCTTAAAGTGGGCGCCGACGCGGATGTCGCCTTGTTGGATTTGGAGGGCCTTTGGACCTATCGTGCGGCGGAGGGCTTTTCCAAGAGCCGCAACAGTCCCTTCGAGGGCTGGGAGTTGAAGGGGAGGGCGGTCGCGACGTGGGTGGGGGGGAGATGGGTGCATGCCCTGTAA
- the carA gene encoding glutamine-hydrolyzing carbamoyl-phosphate synthase small subunit, translating into MLLKKDKAILMLQDGTHFEGYSFGYAGEASGEVVFNTSLIGYQEILTDPSYKGQIVTMTYPMIGNYGVNAVDVESAAPQVEGFIVKEYSRTYSNYRAKESLGDYLKRYKIPGIEGIDTRALVRHIRDKGAQPGLISTTDFDLKSLRKRAKQLPSMEGQDLVREVTCAKPYVWKEGTYSVERGGAAAPAAGLRRKVIAYDFGIKKNILRNLVDAGCDVKVVPATTPAEEVLAEKPDGVFLSNGPGDPAAVSYGIDNAKKLIGKVPLFGICLGHQILGLALGAKTYKLKFGHRGGNQPVKNLQSGQVEITAQNHGFAIDPKSLGKVGQLTHVHLNDNTVSGFSREEDAVMAVQYHPEASPGPHDSLYLFQQFRNMMDSKS; encoded by the coding sequence ATGCTGCTCAAAAAAGACAAAGCTATATTGATGCTCCAAGACGGCACCCACTTCGAGGGCTACTCCTTCGGCTACGCCGGCGAGGCCAGCGGTGAGGTCGTCTTCAACACCTCGCTGATCGGCTACCAGGAGATCCTGACCGATCCCTCCTATAAGGGGCAGATCGTCACGATGACCTACCCGATGATAGGCAACTACGGCGTCAACGCCGTCGACGTCGAGTCCGCCGCGCCCCAGGTCGAGGGCTTCATCGTGAAGGAGTACTCCCGGACCTACAGCAATTACCGCGCGAAGGAGTCGCTGGGCGACTATCTCAAGCGTTACAAGATCCCCGGCATCGAGGGCATCGACACCCGCGCCCTGGTCCGCCACATCCGCGACAAGGGCGCCCAGCCGGGCCTGATCTCGACGACCGATTTCGACTTAAAGAGCCTCCGCAAGCGCGCCAAGCAGCTCCCCTCGATGGAAGGACAAGACCTGGTCCGCGAGGTGACCTGCGCGAAGCCCTATGTCTGGAAGGAAGGCACCTATTCGGTGGAGCGCGGCGGGGCGGCGGCCCCCGCGGCGGGACTGCGCCGCAAGGTGATCGCCTACGACTTCGGCATCAAGAAGAACATCCTGCGCAACTTGGTCGACGCCGGCTGCGACGTGAAGGTGGTCCCGGCGACCACCCCGGCCGAGGAGGTCTTGGCCGAGAAGCCCGATGGGGTGTTCTTGAGCAACGGCCCGGGCGACCCGGCCGCGGTGAGCTACGGCATCGACAACGCCAAGAAGCTGATCGGCAAGGTCCCGCTTTTCGGTATCTGCCTGGGTCATCAGATCCTCGGCCTGGCCCTCGGCGCGAAGACCTACAAGCTCAAATTCGGCCACCGCGGCGGCAACCAGCCGGTCAAAAATCTCCAGAGCGGCCAGGTCGAGATCACCGCCCAAAATCACGGCTTCGCCATCGACCCCAAATCGCTCGGCAAGGTGGGGCAGCTGACCCACGTCCACCTCAACGACAACACGGTCTCGGGCTTCAGCCGCGAGGAAGACGCCGTGATGGCCGTGCAGTACCACCCCGAGGCCTCGCCGGGGCCGCACGATTCGCTCTATTTGTTCCAACAATTCCGCAACATGATGGATTCGAAGAGTTAA